Below is a genomic region from Spirosoma radiotolerans.
CCATCATTACGCCCCGGTAAGCCAGTCTGGGTTGGTCGCTGATTGTGACAAGGGGCAGCGAGGTCTTCGTACCCTGACCCCGAATCAACTGCCGAATCGTTTGCACGGCATAGTACAGGCCGGTTGAGGTTTGGGCGGTAATGTCGATGCCCTTTTGGGTAATGGTCAATGTATAGCGCTCACGGGTATTTCCGTTGGTAGCTTCATTCGTGCCTGGTAATTCCTGCCCGGCTGATTTAACCGAATACCGAATGGTTGATGCACTAGCCGATGGACTCACCAGTACGGGTTTGCCGCTGCGTTCAGCCAGCAGGTTCCTGAGCTGATTCAGTGCAAAAACGACATCGGCTGTTGCGTTGGGTGCTACAAACACACTCAGTTTCTGGACAGGCAATTCCCCCTGCCCGTAGTGAATGGACTGCGGTGCTGGTAATAGCGTAGGGCGCTGCTGCGCCGACGCCGTGAAGCGCCAGCAACAAACAATAATACAGCTGATCCAGAGGGTTTTCATAATAGCTAGTTAGTCTGGCACGGGCCAATCCGGAACCCGGTTTACTCGTGCCAGACGAGAATGCTGCTGAGATTAATATGGGCATGCGCAAGTGCCCATGCCATATTGAACCAACCTAATAGGTGGCCCGCCCCCCCGATAAATCGAAGGTGAAACCGGTTGTGAAACTGTTTTTTGGGGATACGATGTAAGCCGCCAGGTTAGCCGCTTCGTCGAGCGTGCCACAACGTTTCATCGGAATTTTGTCTGTCATGTACTTGACCTGTACCTCGGGCATCGCATCGACCAGGGGCGTTTGAATTACCGCCGGGGCCAGCGCATTGACCGTGATCCCCTTTTCGGCGTATTCTTTCCCCTGCACCTTCGCCATGCAGATCACGGCGGCTTTCGAGGCTGAGTAGGCCAGCATACCAGCGTTCCCTTCTTTGCCCGCAATGGAAGCAATGTGCAGAATGCGTCCGTAACGGCGAGCCAGCATGAACGGCAATGCCGCCTTCGAGGTGTAGAAACTGCTCATGAAGTTGACTTCGAACACCTTATGCAGGTTTTCGCTGCTCACCTCATGACTTTGTACGTTTGTGACGCCCGTAATGCCGACGCAATTGATAAGAGCGTCAATCTTGCCAAACTGTTCATGCACGTGCGAAACTGCCTGCGCGACCCGAGCTTCATCGGTAATGTCGATGCCGATGAGCAAGGCATCTGGACCATATTGCTCAAATGCCTGCTGTAAAGCCGTTTCGTTAAAGTCGAGTAACCCAACCTGAGCCCCTTCGGTCAGTAGTTTGTGTGCAATGGACAACCCAATGCCGGATGCGGCTCCGGTAATCAGGACAACCTGTCCATTAAATTCTCCCATAATGCGTTTTTGTCTAAATTCGGTGGAGAGAAGTTTAATAGAGACTATTCTCTACCGGCACTGGCCGAATAGCGAATTTTTCGTCGTTGACGATGTCGAGGATGCGCTGGTTTAACTCCCGGATGTAGCTGATCGACGATGGGTCGGGAATATAGGCGGCTTTCCGGGCGATGCTGTTGCTCAATACACCTCTGGCAATCAGCAGTTCTTTCTCGGCATAATGGAATAACTCCATGTTTTGCAGCGAGAAGAATATCTGGGGCATGACCCGCTCAAACAGCTCGAAGGCTTTGGTATCTTCTCCGCTGGAACGCAGGGTGAAAATCTTTTGCAGAATATCGGCAACGGCCAGTCCCGGCATAACACCACGAATACCGATGGGCACCAGCTCGAGCATGTACAAGCCGCCCCAGCCTTCGAACAGGCCGATTTTGTCGTTCGTAGCCTGAATGATCTGCGCGAACTTGGGCGCACACAGGGGTTCCTCTAGCTTCAGGTATTTGAAGTTCGGATTCTCGTCCATCAGCTCCTTGATGAACCCCACGCTGATCGACGAGCCGCCGGGGTTGAAGTCCTGAATCAGAACGGGCGTGTTCGGAATCGACTGCAAAAACTCCGACAGATAGGCTTTCAGG
It encodes:
- a CDS encoding dihydrodipicolinate synthase family protein is translated as MTNTDNELFGVVPIIPTPFTDNEEIDEDALRSLIDFAIDGGIKAVCLPAYASEFYKLTDDEKLQVVRVAVERAAGRVKIVAQSNHPSLKVAIKLAQANVQAGADVISLAVPRIFSLPENSLKAYLSEFLQSIPNTPVLIQDFNPGGSSISVGFIKELMDENPNFKYLKLEEPLCAPKFAQIIQATNDKIGLFEGWGGLYMLELVPIGIRGVMPGLAVADILQKIFTLRSSGEDTKAFELFERVMPQIFFSLQNMELFHYAEKELLIARGVLSNSIARKAAYIPDPSSISYIRELNQRILDIVNDEKFAIRPVPVENSLY
- a CDS encoding SDR family NAD(P)-dependent oxidoreductase gives rise to the protein MGEFNGQVVLITGAASGIGLSIAHKLLTEGAQVGLLDFNETALQQAFEQYGPDALLIGIDITDEARVAQAVSHVHEQFGKIDALINCVGITGVTNVQSHEVSSENLHKVFEVNFMSSFYTSKAALPFMLARRYGRILHIASIAGKEGNAGMLAYSASKAAVICMAKVQGKEYAEKGITVNALAPAVIQTPLVDAMPEVQVKYMTDKIPMKRCGTLDEAANLAAYIVSPKNSFTTGFTFDLSGGRATY